The following proteins are co-located in the Micromonospora viridifaciens genome:
- a CDS encoding N,N-dimethylformamidase beta subunit family domain-containing protein — MPTPSAATESCTHNPIVCENELPGTPADEWDIQGAGDETLQGFATDISVNVGGTVSFKVDTTAATFGIEIYRLGWYGGNGARRVDVIPTVTGHRQQACRVDAATELRDCGNWTVSTSWMVPPTAVSGVYLAKLTRDDTGGGSHIPFVVRADNSTSELFFQTADTTWQAYNTFGGSNFYYGGANGRAYKLSYNRPFTTRRDNSGRDFLFSNEYPMIRFLERNGYDVSYTTGVDSDRLGGLIKNHKIFLSVGHDEYWSGNQRANVEAARDSGVHLAFFAGNEVYWKTRWEPSQDGSGTPYRTLVCYKESWADAKIDPTQAWTGTWRDPRFSPPSDGGRPENALVGTAYMANSSDLALQVPATYGKFRLWRDTRVANLLSGQVATLAPHTIGYESNEDIDNGLRPPGLIHLSHTTGPVPEYLRDFGRQVSPGTTTHNLTLYRAASGALAFSAGTIQWAWGLDNVHDGTRSPADPAMQQATLNLFADMGVLPASTQSGLVTPSVNTDTQGPNVTITSPASGSTFTNGAQVTVTGTATDVGGGQVAMVEVSTDAGATWRRATGTSSWSYTFTATGAGGTTVRVRGIDDSANPTSTPATRALNLTGPTSLFGSRAPTVPSAADGGSYQLGVRFTPQSDGYVTGVKFYKGSGNGGTHTGSLWSSSGARLATGTFVNETSSGWQTLTFAQRVPVIAGTTYVASYFAPQGHYAADQYFFAYLNHVAPPLVAPGASDNGVFANGDSFPTQSHRNTNYWVDVLFLDGSVLPPAIATVSPARGSGGVPTTVTPSVSFSKPVVPGSVQVTLTDSTDQPVAGTTSYDATSRTATFTPANPLAPGRTYRVGVQASDQQGRPLDPAPDWSFATDPYPSLAKLFATDAVPAIVADSDPGPVTLGVKFVPAVGGKVVGIRFYKGPGNTGVHTGTLWSANGTELGRVTFGGETAVGWQTATFSSPITVRAGSTYVASYRAPNGHYAAELHFFAMDWSRGPLTARSGGNGVYRYGSDGFPTSTFADTNYWVDPIFEADAEQPPPAAPGP; from the coding sequence GTGCCCACGCCCTCGGCCGCCACCGAGAGCTGCACGCACAATCCGATCGTCTGTGAGAACGAACTGCCCGGTACGCCCGCCGACGAGTGGGACATCCAGGGCGCCGGCGACGAAACGCTCCAAGGCTTCGCCACCGACATCAGCGTCAACGTGGGCGGAACGGTCAGCTTCAAGGTCGATACCACCGCGGCCACCTTCGGCATCGAGATCTACCGGCTCGGCTGGTACGGCGGCAACGGCGCCCGCAGGGTGGACGTCATCCCCACCGTCACGGGCCATCGCCAGCAGGCATGCCGCGTCGACGCCGCCACCGAACTCCGCGACTGCGGCAACTGGACCGTCTCGACCTCCTGGATGGTGCCGCCGACGGCGGTGTCCGGGGTCTACCTCGCCAAGCTCACCCGCGACGACACCGGCGGCGGAAGCCACATCCCGTTCGTCGTACGAGCTGACAACAGCACCTCGGAGCTCTTCTTCCAGACCGCCGACACGACCTGGCAGGCGTACAACACCTTCGGCGGCTCCAACTTCTACTACGGCGGCGCGAACGGACGCGCGTACAAGCTGAGCTACAACCGGCCGTTCACCACCCGCCGGGACAACTCAGGTCGTGACTTCCTGTTCAGCAACGAGTATCCGATGATTCGTTTTCTCGAACGGAACGGATACGACGTGAGCTACACCACCGGGGTCGACTCGGATCGACTCGGAGGGCTCATCAAGAACCACAAGATCTTTCTCTCCGTAGGGCACGACGAATACTGGTCCGGGAACCAGCGGGCGAACGTCGAGGCGGCCCGCGACAGCGGCGTACACCTCGCGTTCTTCGCCGGCAACGAGGTGTACTGGAAGACCCGGTGGGAGCCGAGCCAGGACGGCTCCGGCACTCCGTACCGGACCCTGGTCTGCTACAAGGAGAGCTGGGCGGACGCGAAGATCGATCCGACGCAGGCCTGGACCGGAACCTGGCGCGACCCGCGGTTCAGTCCGCCGTCGGACGGCGGACGCCCGGAGAACGCCCTCGTGGGAACCGCCTACATGGCCAACAGCAGCGACCTGGCGCTGCAGGTGCCAGCCACGTACGGCAAGTTCCGGCTGTGGCGCGACACCCGCGTGGCGAACCTCCTTTCCGGCCAGGTCGCCACGCTCGCTCCACACACGATCGGCTACGAGTCCAACGAGGACATCGACAACGGCCTCCGGCCGCCCGGATTGATCCACCTCTCCCACACGACCGGGCCCGTGCCGGAATACCTGCGCGACTTCGGCCGCCAGGTGTCGCCCGGTACCACCACCCACAACCTCACCCTCTATCGCGCTGCGAGTGGGGCACTTGCCTTCTCCGCCGGCACGATCCAGTGGGCCTGGGGTCTGGACAACGTCCACGACGGGACCCGGTCACCGGCCGATCCGGCGATGCAGCAGGCGACCCTCAATCTCTTCGCCGACATGGGCGTGCTGCCGGCGAGCACCCAGAGTGGCCTGGTCACGCCGTCGGTCAACACCGACACACAGGGGCCGAACGTCACCATCACCTCGCCGGCGAGCGGCAGCACGTTCACCAACGGCGCGCAGGTGACGGTGACCGGCACGGCAACCGACGTCGGCGGGGGGCAGGTCGCCATGGTGGAGGTCTCCACGGACGCCGGTGCCACCTGGCGCCGCGCCACCGGGACCTCCTCCTGGTCGTACACTTTCACCGCCACCGGCGCGGGGGGCACGACGGTACGGGTCCGCGGCATCGACGACAGCGCGAACCCGACCTCGACGCCGGCGACGCGGGCCCTCAACCTGACCGGGCCGACCAGCCTGTTCGGCAGCCGCGCCCCAACCGTGCCCTCGGCAGCCGACGGTGGTTCGTACCAGCTGGGCGTGCGGTTCACCCCGCAGAGCGACGGGTACGTCACCGGCGTCAAGTTCTACAAGGGATCCGGCAACGGCGGCACCCACACCGGCAGCCTGTGGAGCAGCAGCGGTGCCCGGCTCGCCACCGGCACCTTCGTCAACGAGACGTCCAGCGGATGGCAGACCCTCACGTTCGCCCAGCGAGTGCCGGTCATCGCCGGTACGACCTACGTCGCGTCGTATTTTGCGCCGCAGGGCCATTACGCGGCCGACCAGTACTTCTTCGCTTACCTGAATCACGTCGCGCCGCCGCTGGTCGCCCCCGGCGCCAGCGACAACGGCGTCTTCGCCAACGGCGACAGTTTTCCCACGCAGAGCCACCGGAACACCAATTACTGGGTTGACGTGCTGTTCCTGGACGGCTCCGTGCTCCCGCCCGCCATCGCGACGGTGAGCCCCGCCCGGGGCAGCGGTGGCGTGCCCACCACCGTCACCCCTTCCGTCTCCTTCTCCAAGCCGGTCGTTCCCGGTTCGGTCCAGGTCACACTCACCGACTCGACCGACCAACCGGTCGCCGGCACGACGAGCTACGACGCGACGTCCCGGACCGCCACCTTCACTCCGGCGAACCCGCTCGCCCCCGGGCGGACCTACCGGGTCGGGGTGCAGGCCAGCGACCAGCAGGGACGCCCCCTCGACCCGGCGCCCGACTGGTCGTTCGCCACTGATCCTTATCCGTCATTGGCGAAACTCTTCGCCACCGACGCGGTACCCGCCATCGTCGCCGACAGCGACCCCGGCCCGGTCACTCTGGGGGTCAAGTTCGTCCCCGCGGTCGGCGGCAAGGTGGTCGGCATCCGCTTCTACAAGGGCCCCGGCAACACGGGGGTGCACACCGGAACCCTCTGGTCGGCCAACGGCACCGAACTCGGCCGGGTCACCTTCGGGGGCGAGACAGCGGTCGGCTGGCAGACGGCGACGTTCAGCAGCCCGATCACGGTGCGCGCCGGCAGCACCTACGTGGCGTCGTACCGCGCTCCGAACGGCCATTACGCGGCGGAGCTGCACTTCTTCGCCATGGACTGGAGTCGGGGTCCATTGACCGCGCGCAGCGGCGGCAACGGGGTCTACCGGTACGGCAGCGACGGCTTTCCCACCAGCACCTTCGCGGACACGAACTACTGGGTGGATCCGATCTTCGAGGCCGACGCCGAGCAGCCGCCACCGGCCGCCCCCGGTCCGTGA
- a CDS encoding glycosyltransferase family 4 protein, whose protein sequence is MRSDNLRLLVGLHHLQLGGSQLHALDLARAMAALGHEVGIFGVQHGEPGPMVARARDAGLPVYLARHPLERTRRALPCRPAVARALTAAVREHRADLLHVYEYPLILDAFHGPHRALGVPLAATVYAMDVPRWLPRYPPLVVGTQELVDQAGAFRARPALIEPPVDTAADDPAAVDGAVFRAEHGIAADELVLLVVSRLEPEMKAEGISRAMGALELLRDERLRLVVVGDGPAAADLGAQARRVNAALGRPAVLLPGALADPRPAYAAADIALGMGGSALRSMAFARPLIALGVAGFSRPVTPQTLDHFLRAGFFGVGGGDLAAEPLAAQIDMLVRDAGLRASVGEWSRQVVVDRFSLKAAAETLSEVYSAACASTPGRPRRHQEALRIAAHRAAAELTPSGLRHRIRRAGS, encoded by the coding sequence GTGCGGAGCGACAACCTGCGCCTACTGGTCGGTCTGCATCACCTTCAGCTCGGTGGCAGCCAGTTGCACGCCCTCGACCTCGCCCGCGCGATGGCCGCCTTGGGCCACGAGGTGGGCATCTTCGGTGTCCAGCACGGCGAGCCAGGTCCGATGGTCGCTCGGGCCCGGGACGCGGGTTTGCCGGTTTACCTGGCCCGACACCCGCTGGAACGCACCCGGCGGGCGCTGCCGTGCCGACCGGCCGTGGCTCGGGCGCTCACCGCCGCGGTCCGGGAACACCGCGCCGACCTGCTCCACGTGTACGAGTACCCGCTGATCCTCGACGCCTTCCACGGCCCACACCGGGCACTCGGCGTGCCCCTGGCCGCGACGGTGTACGCCATGGACGTGCCACGGTGGCTGCCCCGCTATCCCCCACTGGTGGTCGGCACTCAGGAACTGGTCGATCAGGCAGGCGCGTTCCGGGCCAGGCCGGCGCTGATCGAGCCGCCGGTCGACACCGCGGCCGACGACCCGGCGGCGGTCGACGGCGCGGTCTTCCGCGCCGAACACGGCATCGCTGCCGACGAGTTGGTCCTCCTCGTGGTTTCCCGGCTCGAGCCGGAGATGAAAGCCGAGGGCATCAGCCGCGCCATGGGCGCGCTGGAGCTACTGCGCGACGAACGGCTGCGCCTGGTCGTGGTGGGAGACGGGCCTGCAGCGGCTGACCTCGGCGCGCAGGCACGACGAGTAAACGCGGCGCTCGGTCGCCCGGCGGTGCTGCTGCCGGGTGCCCTGGCCGATCCCCGGCCGGCGTACGCAGCCGCCGACATCGCCCTCGGCATGGGCGGATCCGCGCTGCGTTCGATGGCGTTCGCCCGGCCGCTGATCGCGCTCGGCGTCGCGGGCTTCTCCCGACCGGTGACGCCGCAGACCCTGGACCACTTCCTGCGGGCGGGCTTCTTCGGCGTCGGCGGCGGAGACCTGGCCGCGGAGCCGCTGGCCGCGCAGATCGACATGCTGGTGCGCGACGCCGGGCTGCGGGCGTCGGTCGGCGAATGGTCCCGGCAGGTCGTAGTGGACCGCTTCAGCCTCAAGGCCGCCGCCGAGACGCTGTCGGAGGTCTACTCAGCCGCGTGCGCCAGCACACCCGGGCGGCCGCGGCGCCATCAGGAAGCCCTCCGCATCGCGGCGCACCGGGCCGCCGCCGAGCTCACTCCGTCCGGGCTGCGCCATCGGATCCGGCGGGCCGGGTCGTGA
- a CDS encoding oligosaccharide flippase family protein produces the protein MTVTSQPERSLGSAAGRALSWSFASTVLGKLSTIGIGVALARLLGPQEFGAFAVAMVALLAMLSFNELGVSLAIVRWPGDPREIAPTVTTIAVTSSLLIYGACYLAAPAFAAAMGAPHAAGVVRLLALSVIISAMVAAPAGMLQRGFRQGRKMIADQVTTWVSALTSILCAVAGLGATSLAIGHLAGATAGAVLLLCFEPAALRPGFDRARARALLRFGFPLAGSSIVVFAATNVDRLIVGALLGPVPLGLYVLAFNLASWPATVFSLPVRAVAPALLSRLQHDRPAMRQTFLSAARLLAAVTLPACALLAAASAPLVRFVYGPAWAPAAGVLVWLALLGALRILFELAYDFFVVLANTRVVFAVQLVWLVALLPALWAGVTLAGVVGAGAAQFAVGLLVVLPAYLIELRRNGIGPAALGSGMWLPLLGAAGVAVGAMLIARAVPGDLLVLAASGLASLAVTGLLAYRLKAVVRTLSDLRTSG, from the coding sequence GTGACCGTCACCAGCCAACCCGAACGGTCGCTGGGCTCGGCGGCCGGCCGGGCCCTGAGCTGGAGCTTCGCCAGCACCGTCCTGGGGAAGCTCAGCACGATCGGCATCGGTGTCGCCCTGGCCCGACTGCTCGGGCCCCAGGAATTCGGCGCCTTCGCGGTGGCGATGGTGGCGCTGCTCGCCATGCTCAGCTTCAACGAGCTCGGAGTCAGCCTGGCGATCGTCCGATGGCCCGGCGATCCCCGCGAGATCGCACCAACCGTCACCACCATCGCGGTGACGTCGAGCCTCCTCATCTACGGAGCCTGCTACCTCGCCGCTCCGGCGTTCGCCGCTGCGATGGGGGCTCCCCACGCCGCCGGAGTCGTCCGGCTGCTCGCGTTGAGCGTCATCATCAGCGCGATGGTGGCGGCACCCGCCGGAATGCTGCAGCGCGGCTTCCGGCAGGGCCGAAAGATGATCGCGGACCAGGTGACCACCTGGGTGAGTGCCCTGACCTCGATCCTCTGCGCGGTCGCCGGCCTCGGCGCGACCAGCCTGGCGATCGGTCACCTCGCCGGCGCGACGGCCGGCGCGGTGCTGTTGCTGTGCTTCGAGCCGGCTGCGCTGCGGCCCGGGTTCGACCGGGCGCGGGCACGAGCCCTGCTGCGCTTCGGGTTTCCGCTCGCCGGCTCCAGCATCGTGGTCTTCGCCGCCACGAACGTGGATCGGTTGATCGTCGGTGCGCTGCTCGGACCGGTTCCGCTCGGGCTCTACGTGCTCGCCTTCAATCTGGCCAGCTGGCCGGCCACCGTCTTCTCACTGCCCGTCCGGGCCGTCGCCCCGGCGTTGCTGTCGCGGCTGCAACACGACCGGCCAGCGATGCGGCAGACGTTCCTGTCGGCGGCGCGCCTGCTCGCGGCCGTCACGCTGCCCGCCTGCGCGTTGTTGGCCGCGGCGTCGGCCCCGCTGGTCCGGTTCGTCTACGGGCCGGCCTGGGCACCGGCGGCCGGCGTCCTCGTCTGGCTGGCACTGCTCGGCGCGCTGCGCATCCTCTTCGAGCTGGCCTACGACTTCTTCGTGGTGCTCGCCAACACCCGGGTCGTCTTCGCGGTGCAGCTCGTCTGGCTGGTCGCCCTCCTCCCGGCGCTCTGGGCCGGCGTGACCCTGGCGGGAGTGGTCGGTGCCGGGGCGGCCCAGTTCGCCGTGGGCCTGCTGGTGGTTCTGCCGGCGTACCTCATCGAGTTGCGCCGCAACGGCATCGGTCCGGCCGCGCTCGGCTCTGGGATGTGGCTCCCCCTGCTCGGCGCGGCCGGGGTGGCCGTGGGCGCGATGCTGATCGCCCGCGCGGTTCCCGGCGATCTGCTCGTTCTCGCCGCATCCGGGCTCGCCAGCCTGGCCGTCACGGGCCTCCTTGCGTACCGGCTGAAAGCGGTGGTCAGGACGTTGAGTGACCTCAGAACGTCCGGATGA
- a CDS encoding rhamnosyltransferase WsaF family glycosyltransferase produces the protein MLRRDGTRALAQRVSRMAYQRLGVAELDFPLDLNDVTDSGRLDLAVPATRPARGTPLTVGWICFPPALGSGGHTTLFRMVEAVEAAGHTCVLYLYDPLGSDLRRHEEVIRRGWPRLRAEVRAVSDRLPPLDAYVASAWPTAHVLAARSTLATRRLYFIQDFEPLFHPAGAEYVLAEDTYRFGFRAITVGPMLADLLRDRFGVSARVAHFGCDVGTYRLTNPDDRDGVVFYAKHDVARRGFALGVLALREFHRRHPACEIHLFGDPSVKVPFPATNHGRTTPQQLSEIYNRCTAGLALSFTNVSLVPDEFLACGVIPVVGENPYARGGLDNPHVRWAAETPRGLADALSAVVEGERPSPSTVAASVRSRPWDDAQRVTVETIEDEVYGPTDSPKPSGASARRDASA, from the coding sequence GTGTTGCGGCGCGACGGCACGCGCGCCCTGGCGCAGCGGGTCTCCAGGATGGCGTACCAGCGGCTCGGGGTGGCCGAGTTGGACTTCCCGCTCGACCTCAACGACGTCACGGACTCCGGACGCCTCGACCTGGCGGTGCCGGCCACGCGACCGGCTCGGGGCACGCCGCTCACCGTCGGCTGGATCTGCTTTCCGCCGGCGCTCGGTTCGGGCGGCCACACCACACTGTTCCGGATGGTGGAGGCCGTCGAGGCGGCAGGTCACACCTGCGTCCTGTATCTTTACGACCCGCTGGGCAGCGACCTGCGCCGCCACGAGGAGGTGATCCGGCGCGGCTGGCCCCGACTCCGCGCGGAGGTCCGCGCGGTCTCCGACCGGCTCCCGCCGCTGGACGCGTACGTCGCGTCCGCTTGGCCGACCGCCCATGTGCTCGCCGCGCGGTCCACGCTGGCGACCCGGCGCCTCTACTTCATCCAGGACTTCGAACCGCTGTTCCACCCGGCGGGCGCCGAGTACGTGCTCGCCGAGGACACCTACCGCTTCGGCTTCCGGGCCATCACCGTCGGGCCGATGCTCGCGGATCTGCTTCGCGACCGGTTCGGCGTTTCCGCCCGGGTCGCCCACTTCGGTTGCGACGTGGGCACGTACCGGCTGACCAACCCCGACGACCGCGACGGTGTCGTCTTCTACGCGAAGCACGACGTGGCCCGCCGTGGATTCGCGCTCGGGGTCCTGGCACTGCGCGAGTTCCATCGACGGCATCCGGCATGCGAGATCCACCTTTTCGGCGACCCGAGCGTGAAGGTTCCGTTCCCGGCGACGAATCACGGCCGGACGACCCCGCAACAGCTCAGCGAGATCTACAACCGGTGCACGGCGGGTCTCGCGCTCTCCTTCACCAACGTCTCACTGGTGCCGGACGAGTTCCTCGCCTGCGGCGTCATTCCGGTGGTGGGTGAGAACCCGTACGCCCGGGGCGGCCTCGACAACCCGCACGTCCGGTGGGCGGCCGAGACGCCGCGCGGCCTGGCTGACGCGCTCAGCGCCGTGGTCGAGGGCGAACGCCCCTCGCCGTCGACGGTCGCCGCGAGCGTGCGGAGCAGGCCGTGGGACGACGCCCAGCGCGTCACCGTGGAGACCATCGAGGACGAGGTGTACGGGCCTACGGACTCGCCGAAGCCGTCCGGAGCGAGCGCCCGCCGGGACGCTAGCGCGTGA
- a CDS encoding glycosyltransferase family 2 protein produces the protein MQISVIMPAFNEAAGIGRVLGRLLTSPEGSAGIEIIVAANGCTDDTAAIARSFGVQVLEIPAPSKTAALNAADRVVGGDVRIYLDADTPATPELLRQLAAAVGRPGIAAAVPRPVIDTAGSTWPVRAYYAVNARLPVFRGRLFGRGIIALSAEARSRFDRFPEITADDMFLDAIVSADEKVEIDAVVPVRAPQRTSDLIRRLARGREGNAEFWRFVRSAPPEYCLPVDPVPGPSSWSWLRHVLRRSPSLVPAAVCYVAIVVLAELKRRSPGWNARSGWGRPEAVQVRR, from the coding sequence ATGCAGATCAGTGTCATCATGCCCGCCTTCAATGAAGCGGCCGGAATTGGTCGGGTCCTGGGACGTTTGCTCACGTCTCCGGAAGGCAGCGCCGGCATCGAGATCATCGTTGCCGCTAATGGGTGCACGGACGACACGGCCGCAATCGCCCGTTCATTCGGAGTGCAGGTCCTGGAGATCCCGGCACCGTCGAAAACGGCCGCCCTCAATGCCGCTGATCGGGTGGTCGGCGGTGACGTTCGGATATATCTCGACGCCGACACGCCGGCCACGCCCGAGCTGCTCCGTCAGCTTGCCGCCGCCGTCGGGCGGCCGGGCATCGCCGCGGCGGTGCCCCGACCAGTGATCGACACCGCTGGCAGTACCTGGCCCGTCCGCGCCTACTACGCGGTGAATGCCCGACTGCCGGTGTTCCGCGGCCGGCTCTTCGGGCGCGGGATCATCGCGCTCTCGGCCGAGGCCCGGTCCCGCTTCGACCGGTTCCCCGAGATCACGGCGGACGACATGTTCCTTGACGCGATCGTTTCCGCGGACGAGAAGGTGGAGATCGACGCCGTCGTGCCGGTACGCGCCCCGCAGCGCACGAGCGACCTGATCCGCCGGCTGGCCCGCGGCCGGGAGGGCAACGCGGAGTTCTGGCGCTTCGTCCGCTCCGCCCCGCCGGAATACTGCCTGCCGGTCGACCCGGTGCCCGGGCCCAGTTCCTGGTCCTGGCTGCGGCATGTGCTGCGCCGGTCGCCCTCGCTGGTGCCAGCGGCGGTCTGCTATGTCGCGATCGTCGTACTGGCCGAGCTGAAGCGGCGCTCTCCAGGGTGGAACGCGCGCTCCGGCTGGGGGCGCCCCGAGGCTGTTCAAGTCCGGCGATAA
- a CDS encoding WecB/TagA/CpsF family glycosyltransferase — MSSYPNGIRYGHRVDVYGIGFDRVQEEDVIRHVVTELATGRGGQIVTPNVDILRRVHRDRESRAHVESASLVVADGTPVIWASRIAGNPLPARVPGSDLIWSLSAALAEQGRSIYLLGGAPGTASRAEQVMRSRFPRLRIAGHLSPPLGFDTRPDQLEAACASVVAARPDLIYVGLGFPKQERVIALLRPLLASSWFLGCGAAIDFVAGVHRRAPLWMRQSGLEWAYRLAREPMRLTRRYLVHDLPFALQLLAMSARARIGRSQPIRPGERP, encoded by the coding sequence ATGTCTTCATATCCGAACGGCATCCGTTACGGGCACCGGGTCGACGTATACGGAATTGGCTTCGACCGGGTCCAGGAAGAAGACGTGATCCGGCATGTCGTCACCGAACTCGCCACCGGTCGGGGCGGCCAGATAGTGACCCCGAACGTGGACATTCTCCGTCGAGTTCACCGAGACCGGGAATCGAGGGCTCACGTGGAATCGGCGAGCCTTGTCGTGGCCGACGGAACGCCCGTGATCTGGGCCAGCCGGATCGCCGGAAACCCGCTACCCGCCCGGGTTCCCGGCTCGGACCTCATCTGGAGCCTCTCGGCCGCGTTGGCCGAGCAGGGCCGCTCCATCTACCTGCTGGGCGGCGCGCCGGGCACCGCGAGCCGCGCGGAACAGGTCATGCGGTCCCGGTTCCCGCGACTGCGGATCGCCGGCCATCTCAGCCCGCCGCTCGGCTTCGACACCCGGCCCGACCAACTCGAGGCGGCCTGCGCCTCGGTGGTCGCGGCCCGGCCGGACCTGATCTACGTCGGGCTCGGTTTCCCCAAGCAGGAACGGGTGATCGCCCTGCTCCGCCCCCTGCTGGCCAGTTCCTGGTTCCTGGGTTGTGGCGCGGCCATCGACTTCGTGGCCGGCGTGCACCGGCGCGCCCCGCTGTGGATGCGGCAGTCCGGTCTCGAGTGGGCGTACCGCCTGGCCAGGGAACCCATGCGGCTCACCCGCCGTTACCTCGTACACGATCTGCCGTTCGCGCTGCAACTGCTCGCGATGAGCGCTCGGGCCCGAATCGGCCGGAGCCAGCCCATCCGGCCTGGAGAGCGGCCGTGA
- a CDS encoding glycosyltransferase family 2 protein: MNRPHVSVVIVSYNTRELTLGCLRELIGSRTPRVRFDVTVVDNASSDGSADAIAEQFPEVRLLRLTENVGWGRGVNRGAVASDGEYLLLLNPDTIPVGPVVADLFTFAVQRPRHLVYTGRTLLADGTDDGYSCWGLPSLWSQFTFATGLSTVFSRYRWSNPEGLPGYDRRSVREVPAVSGCLLLIERALFDRLGGFDPQFFLYSDDIDLSARAVALGARPVLNPGAAVIHVGGASSSSEGQRVKILRGKATYLRRHWSAPRARLGIGLLVTGVGLRALGKALLGAGRTRGIDWVTIWRQRRVWAAGWPPVDEPRPPQVPTGLAPRPMAPPSVA; the protein is encoded by the coding sequence GTGAACCGCCCCCATGTCTCCGTGGTGATCGTTTCCTACAACACCCGTGAGCTCACCCTGGGCTGCCTGCGTGAGCTCATCGGCAGCCGCACCCCGCGGGTACGGTTCGACGTCACCGTCGTCGACAACGCCTCGAGCGACGGTTCCGCCGATGCCATCGCCGAGCAATTCCCCGAGGTGCGGCTGCTCCGGCTGACCGAGAACGTCGGCTGGGGCCGTGGCGTCAACCGGGGCGCGGTCGCGAGCGACGGGGAATACCTTCTCCTGCTCAACCCGGACACCATTCCGGTCGGCCCGGTGGTCGCCGACCTCTTCACGTTCGCCGTGCAGCGGCCCAGGCACCTGGTCTATACCGGACGGACGCTGCTCGCCGACGGCACGGACGACGGGTACTCCTGCTGGGGGCTGCCGAGCTTGTGGAGCCAGTTCACCTTCGCCACCGGCCTGTCGACCGTCTTCTCCCGCTACCGGTGGTCGAATCCTGAAGGCCTGCCGGGGTACGACCGGCGTTCGGTCCGGGAGGTGCCGGCCGTCTCCGGCTGCCTCCTGCTCATCGAGCGTGCGCTGTTCGACCGGCTCGGCGGCTTTGACCCGCAGTTCTTCCTGTACAGCGACGACATCGACCTCTCCGCCCGAGCCGTCGCGCTCGGTGCTCGGCCGGTGCTCAACCCCGGCGCGGCCGTGATCCACGTCGGTGGCGCGTCGTCGAGCTCCGAGGGGCAGCGGGTGAAGATACTGCGGGGCAAGGCCACCTATCTCCGCCGTCACTGGTCGGCGCCGCGGGCCCGGCTCGGCATCGGCCTGCTCGTCACCGGCGTCGGGCTGCGAGCCCTCGGCAAGGCCCTGCTCGGCGCTGGAAGGACTCGTGGCATTGACTGGGTCACCATCTGGCGGCAGCGCCGCGTCTGGGCGGCCGGCTGGCCGCCGGTCGACGAGCCCCGGCCTCCGCAGGTCCCCACCGGGTTGGCGCCACGACCGATGGCGCCGCCCTCGGTCGCCTGA